From the Leptospira licerasiae serovar Varillal str. VAR 010 genome, one window contains:
- a CDS encoding polysaccharide deacetylase family protein, translated as MYKLISRFSILLFLSILTSSALSAGPVREFLSSDGKSKTNEQEEDPKPSTPKKETHRSEKTSSPSPKIEAKVIKEKEESVASAEASSHKSKRVQRRKKGKTKVSKKEKQEIKEKETASKKYENSLPGVSELPPKTEYDTKNQNGNAELGHGKGIPVLCYHHLVGNQDPMGGYNLDPSLLEEQFKYLKSIGYQTISLDQFYQYQQGKAGSDFPARPVLLTFDDGSITHKDVLVPLLKKYGMRASVFIYPTVISNPRYKFYLSWAQLKEALDSGVLDIGSHTVYHPKLPAMSRAEIRSQLRDSKATLEAKTGRKIQDLAYPFGLFDVRVIEEAKAAGYRMAFTVNPGKNVPGTYAYTIHRSLVTWGMSQSRFNSILSASPPVKIQLGVLDGSWVKPGDSFPVIVEGLDPKSVVIKISGKEGIVQRKSNTEYIIRIPEFKKTTYPAMVVMGKTPSGKRSETQFLFVNRKEFKKDPD; from the coding sequence ATGTACAAACTAATCAGCCGCTTTTCCATTCTACTCTTTCTAAGTATTCTCACTTCTTCCGCACTTTCCGCGGGACCGGTTCGCGAATTTTTAAGTTCCGACGGTAAATCTAAAACGAATGAACAGGAAGAAGATCCTAAACCTTCTACTCCTAAAAAAGAAACTCATAGATCGGAAAAGACTTCTTCACCTTCTCCTAAGATAGAAGCTAAGGTGATAAAGGAAAAAGAAGAATCCGTGGCTTCTGCGGAAGCCTCTTCTCATAAATCAAAACGAGTACAACGTAGAAAAAAGGGGAAAACCAAGGTTTCCAAAAAGGAAAAGCAGGAAATTAAAGAGAAAGAGACTGCTTCTAAAAAATATGAAAATTCTCTTCCTGGAGTTTCGGAACTTCCCCCTAAGACCGAATACGATACAAAAAACCAAAACGGAAATGCTGAATTAGGTCATGGAAAGGGTATCCCTGTTTTATGTTATCATCATTTGGTTGGGAACCAAGACCCGATGGGAGGATATAATTTAGACCCTAGCCTCTTGGAAGAACAGTTCAAGTATCTTAAATCCATTGGGTATCAAACAATCAGTCTGGATCAATTCTATCAATACCAGCAAGGAAAGGCAGGTTCCGATTTCCCTGCTCGTCCAGTTCTTTTAACATTTGATGATGGATCTATAACTCATAAAGATGTTCTAGTTCCTTTGCTAAAAAAATACGGAATGAGAGCTTCCGTTTTTATTTATCCGACTGTAATCTCTAACCCTAGATACAAATTTTACTTAAGTTGGGCGCAACTGAAAGAAGCTTTGGACAGCGGAGTTTTGGATATAGGATCGCATACTGTGTATCATCCTAAATTGCCTGCAATGTCTAGAGCGGAGATCAGAAGCCAGCTCAGAGATTCAAAAGCTACATTGGAAGCTAAGACGGGCAGAAAGATCCAAGATCTCGCTTATCCATTCGGATTATTCGACGTACGTGTAATAGAAGAAGCCAAGGCAGCGGGTTATAGAATGGCCTTTACGGTAAATCCTGGAAAAAACGTTCCAGGTACTTATGCTTATACGATCCATAGATCCTTAGTGACTTGGGGAATGTCTCAATCCAGGTTCAATTCCATTCTAAGCGCTTCTCCACCTGTAAAGATCCAACTAGGTGTCCTGGATGGTTCTTGGGTAAAACCGGGAGATAGTTTTCCTGTTATAGTAGAAGGTCTAGACCCTAAGTCGGTGGTAATCAAGATCAGCGGCAAAGAAGGTATCGTTCAAAGGAAGTCCAACACAGAATATATCATTAGAATTCCTGAATTCAAAAAGACTACTTATCCTGCGATGGTGGTGATGGGCAAAACTCCTTCCGGCAAGAGAAGTGAAACTCAATTTTTATTCGTAAATAGAAAAGAGTTTAAAAAAGATCCCGATTAA
- a CDS encoding LB099 family protein, translating into MDYEKEKKKLLSAKTPEQYIEFSIKSKLEGPKKSSITTEWLNKSGYTIDDIKYARNRHPFWREKRNKGSYERNSRRLEYHNYYKTDEKIVWDDAKLSKFYDLNQEGNADHELARLFKTSIPAVNHIRRKFRFSTILLELEKKKPNKAAIIKLSNHSESVLKRLIKEKGKK; encoded by the coding sequence ATGGATTACGAAAAGGAAAAAAAGAAACTTCTCTCTGCGAAAACACCAGAGCAGTACATTGAATTTTCCATAAAATCAAAACTAGAAGGACCCAAGAAGTCAAGTATTACCACAGAATGGTTAAATAAATCCGGTTATACAATAGATGACATAAAATATGCAAGGAATAGGCATCCTTTTTGGAGAGAGAAAAGAAACAAAGGCTCTTACGAAAGAAACAGTCGTCGTTTAGAATACCATAATTACTATAAGACAGACGAGAAAATCGTTTGGGACGATGCCAAACTTTCCAAGTTTTACGACCTAAACCAGGAAGGAAATGCGGATCACGAGTTGGCTAGACTTTTCAAAACCTCCATTCCGGCTGTGAACCATATTCGCAGAAAGTTCCGTTTTTCTACTATCCTGTTAGAACTGGAAAAAAAGAAACCTAACAAGGCTGCAATTATCAAACTCAGCAATCATTCAGAGTCCGTTCTGAAACGATTGATCAAGGAAAAAGGCAAAAAATAA
- a CDS encoding exodeoxyribonuclease V subunit gamma produces the protein MSIRVHSSDDLADLSEALSTSLREEISRQEGLYSPTVIIPNKSMETWLNLDLVQRFGVVFNIRFLFLEKFLEELLLEKFSPEIDPKSRPFLQGESRKFQIYETLLRDQEFLQKYPILKNYLLPSGRKTPDPVRLLDLSGRLAKYFKDYELHRQDWIRNWLGEKYSLLRLPGEDIWEEVATQSEIFFFQKELYSYLTNSDPSKETLIQYSMRNLGSEPKAKKHSAKNVYLFALSQLSSTYISIFQNLLPEIRLEVFQFGVPDGEQVTGTERDQICRNWANSFRSLKKSWEISGAEFSHSVKKEKRTKTVLSEFKEYLGRSEYKASSRLMPDESLQILEAPGKVREVEAVFHHILSILSESKETKLTDFGIFCSDLSEYRAALEFVFEGGIQAKLTEKSGGSVKTLPYSIRDVLASETSAYIGGILSLFPLLSKERSRADIFKLLRNTCFQSKWEIEPSWVEEWAEISEDLELYQDDSLTEGQPLAFSFQKGFVRLAAGNILSAEEEENLPVSPFDPGSGSTVSTWIGIWRRVSFLLEEFSVLISDPKISGEKILDSLSDLLIELFSSSSSSPIEAELEKNIIDSLYELRSVDWDPKSPKDRLKFLEAFFKQTGGEIQVRKGQYLTGGITVSSLQPMRPIPFLHVYILGLGEGLFPGTDDTSAFNLRHLAPREGDINVRGLNQSLLYETILSAKQSLVLSFVAEDITKDESIAPSSSLLLLEQALKENVLLPDTSVRIKIPLNKHSKEYFIQKETPSAKFADKFRKSFDLSSSLLYGKEEDKENYRKTVLKNFQSGSSVKKEVPNPETIDWNDLVRFAKSPLSYHLQRRFGLYSEEISESENATQEPFRISDNFKFIKELWSYSMKKTEKELQNSLSGLFSIWEKRGNIPRGIYGDAEFLTKSEKVGKISEVVSEILSEAQILSGLTFGESTKKGNLLSLPTIPLEISNGIKIKINGLKEDVFLKNEIDGSSTLVLVYPNSKKKFKNLIEPFLIQSLLDSIPSKDTPRSVVAIFGYGDKPTIIGMNREGGEVYRKKFLSDLVHEFLKQTISLVSPGIWEDFPDRSDIDLNDPKSLTLLSQEYKIWAQESVQYDPEIYLDDIIRLLPYPQNYISENDFYLCLKLYHPLEKVFYAEK, from the coding sequence ATGAGCATACGAGTCCATAGTTCCGACGACCTTGCGGATTTGTCCGAAGCATTATCAACATCCTTGAGAGAAGAGATCTCTAGGCAGGAAGGACTGTATTCTCCGACGGTAATCATTCCGAATAAGAGTATGGAGACCTGGTTGAACCTGGATCTGGTCCAAAGATTCGGCGTAGTGTTCAATATCAGATTTTTGTTCTTGGAGAAGTTTTTGGAAGAACTGCTTCTCGAAAAGTTTTCACCAGAAATCGATCCAAAATCCAGGCCGTTTCTGCAGGGAGAGTCTCGAAAATTCCAGATCTACGAAACCTTGCTCAGAGATCAGGAATTTTTGCAAAAGTATCCTATCCTCAAAAATTATCTTTTGCCTTCCGGAAGAAAGACTCCGGATCCGGTTAGGCTTTTGGATCTTTCGGGACGTTTAGCGAAATATTTCAAAGACTATGAGCTGCATAGACAAGACTGGATTCGAAACTGGTTAGGAGAAAAATACTCACTTCTGCGATTACCTGGAGAAGATATCTGGGAAGAAGTCGCCACCCAGTCTGAAATTTTTTTCTTTCAGAAGGAACTCTATTCGTATCTTACAAATTCCGATCCATCCAAAGAAACTTTGATCCAATATTCTATGCGAAATCTTGGTTCGGAGCCAAAGGCAAAAAAACATTCCGCGAAGAATGTGTATCTATTCGCATTGTCCCAACTATCGAGTACATATATTTCCATTTTTCAAAATCTTCTTCCCGAGATCCGTTTAGAAGTTTTTCAATTCGGAGTACCTGACGGAGAGCAAGTCACCGGGACGGAAAGAGATCAGATCTGCAGAAACTGGGCGAACTCATTTCGCTCCTTAAAAAAATCCTGGGAGATCTCTGGAGCGGAATTTTCGCATTCAGTTAAAAAAGAAAAACGTACAAAGACGGTTTTATCCGAGTTCAAAGAATATCTTGGGCGATCGGAATATAAAGCCTCCTCTAGACTTATGCCGGACGAGAGCTTACAAATTTTAGAAGCCCCCGGAAAAGTCAGAGAAGTAGAAGCTGTATTTCATCATATTCTTTCCATCTTATCCGAATCTAAAGAAACTAAATTAACCGATTTTGGGATATTCTGTTCCGACCTTTCAGAATATAGAGCTGCCTTAGAATTTGTATTCGAAGGTGGAATACAGGCAAAACTTACGGAGAAGTCAGGCGGTTCTGTAAAAACATTACCTTATAGCATAAGAGATGTTCTCGCTTCGGAAACAAGCGCTTATATCGGCGGGATACTTTCCTTATTCCCACTACTCTCAAAAGAAAGATCCAGAGCGGATATTTTTAAACTACTTAGAAACACATGTTTTCAATCTAAATGGGAAATAGAACCGTCATGGGTAGAAGAATGGGCGGAAATTTCCGAAGATCTGGAATTATACCAAGACGATTCTTTGACAGAAGGCCAACCTCTTGCATTCTCTTTCCAAAAAGGTTTCGTACGTTTAGCAGCGGGGAATATATTATCCGCAGAAGAAGAGGAAAATCTTCCTGTCTCCCCTTTTGATCCAGGATCAGGTTCTACCGTATCTACATGGATAGGAATATGGAGACGTGTATCTTTTTTATTGGAAGAATTTTCGGTTCTGATTTCAGATCCTAAAATCTCAGGAGAAAAAATTTTAGATTCACTTTCGGATCTACTAATTGAGCTATTTTCCTCCTCTTCTTCCAGTCCGATCGAGGCGGAATTAGAGAAAAATATTATAGATTCATTATATGAATTAAGATCCGTGGATTGGGATCCAAAAAGTCCCAAGGATAGACTTAAATTTTTAGAGGCGTTCTTTAAACAGACAGGAGGAGAGATCCAAGTTCGAAAAGGACAATACCTAACCGGAGGAATTACGGTGTCTTCTCTGCAACCGATGCGCCCCATTCCTTTCCTACATGTATACATTTTAGGGTTGGGAGAAGGTTTATTCCCCGGAACGGATGATACCTCCGCGTTTAATTTAAGGCATTTAGCTCCCAGAGAAGGAGATATAAACGTAAGAGGTCTGAACCAGTCCTTATTATATGAAACGATCCTCTCCGCAAAACAAAGTTTGGTATTATCGTTCGTAGCGGAAGATATTACGAAAGATGAAAGTATTGCTCCTTCTTCATCCTTACTTTTACTTGAACAAGCCTTAAAGGAAAACGTGCTCCTTCCTGATACCTCCGTTCGGATCAAGATCCCTTTAAATAAACACAGCAAAGAATACTTTATACAAAAAGAAACCCCTTCTGCAAAATTTGCGGATAAGTTTCGTAAAAGTTTCGATCTTTCCTCTTCTCTACTTTATGGAAAAGAAGAAGATAAAGAAAATTACCGTAAAACAGTGCTCAAAAATTTCCAGTCCGGTTCATCCGTAAAAAAAGAAGTTCCGAATCCGGAGACTATAGACTGGAACGATCTCGTCCGGTTTGCAAAATCTCCGCTTTCTTATCATTTACAGAGAAGGTTCGGATTGTACTCGGAAGAAATTTCAGAATCGGAAAATGCAACCCAGGAGCCTTTCCGCATTTCGGATAATTTTAAATTTATAAAAGAGTTATGGTCTTATTCTATGAAGAAGACCGAAAAAGAACTCCAAAATTCCTTGAGTGGATTATTCTCAATTTGGGAGAAAAGAGGAAATATCCCGAGAGGAATTTACGGAGACGCCGAGTTTTTAACCAAATCGGAAAAGGTGGGTAAAATTTCAGAGGTAGTTTCCGAAATACTTTCAGAAGCGCAAATTTTGTCGGGACTAACTTTCGGAGAATCTACTAAAAAAGGGAATTTGTTGTCCCTGCCTACGATTCCATTAGAAATTTCGAATGGGATTAAGATCAAAATTAACGGTTTAAAAGAAGATGTCTTCCTAAAAAATGAGATCGACGGATCTTCTACGCTTGTCCTAGTATATCCGAACTCCAAGAAAAAGTTTAAGAACTTAATCGAACCGTTTTTGATCCAATCCTTGTTGGATTCGATCCCTTCTAAAGATACTCCTAGATCGGTAGTTGCAATTTTTGGGTATGGAGACAAGCCTACCATCATCGGTATGAATCGAGAAGGAGGAGAAGTATACCGTAAAAAATTCCTCTCAGATCTTGTGCATGAATTTTTAAAACAGACTATCTCATTAGTCTCTCCCGGCATCTGGGAAGATTTTCCGGATAGATCGGATATTGATCTAAACGATCCCAAAAGTCTAACTTTACTCTCACAAGAGTATAAAATCTGGGCCCAAGAATCCGTTCAGTACGATCCGGAAATATATTTGGATGATATCATCCGGCTTCTGCCCTATCCTCAAAATTATATAAGTGAAAATGATTTTTATCTCTGCTTAAAACTATACCATCCATTGGAGAAAGTTTTTTATGCAGAAAAGTAA
- a CDS encoding UvrD-helicase domain-containing protein: MQKSKTEQGTNSFADQIDITKNGFIGASAGTGKTHTIVFLVLKILKDSFKNSLVSDKTPFGVESILVLTYTDKAASELKGRIRAELKNTILRLEKIGSPSEEESKELEYFLNQASRLDQAYISTIHGFAHKILKEYSLESGSSENSELIEEFSAVSKALYRRMRNEFGGKYPKELLPFILSQANRFYNDGFQGTTWENFVSGLAVKKVSSPDSIQLLPRPQKFPEIVSIRNVFLEIQSILPKFLEFQDSFKKKINANKYKALLARQVEFQDSLKKLIDSSEPFSPFPFTLALKKILELKRGESSGIESILLSDEELKTATSESGYLSYALEREKIRKLSLSLHALGSSLSSFLVSLAEDIAEDSIKIKEEENSITYGDMILGLSNSLEKNPELVSELKKRFRFGIIDEFQDTDPDQYNIFRILFLEKSSAIQTEGRLFLIGDAKQSIYGFRGADLGTYLTAKREFDTGGKFADSSIVYPELDTNRRSLPELISSYNAIFGSEKGEWFPIGETGFLPIEYVNVKSPDIPGKAILYSDKSNRASLNAFSLSKESNADRLKDQYSRFLAEEIIHLVSEKSEIYIKKEGYSSPEKLSWSDIAVLVRGENDSEFLKRQFKARGIPYTYPKQSGLFGSPETIRVREILQCLNEEGSRDSFYKLLISDLFCVRPEDLKNYEEYPIESGEKRLLETWRKFSRKKDYPGLFGSILTESRLASPLPQETRQDWERKITNFKQIFFFLTEKASKSDQTLGELITYLESKMISKEDEKDYLEKDSEEDRVKIFTIHSCKGLEFPIVFLFGGFSGWGTQRKKFSEYREGEKRIIDLENNKEEDAVVNTINEDKRLYYVALTRAMYKFYFPLLAEPDPKRPLELFRKSFHASMSEFPTLSSVARFWENEEGKYEQEWIRDHKTISGLTTNPIKEEGPEILRSVEIWPDKAEKRKIILESYSSLDSFFTSEGFGFQVSETKSFKTDETSEESKEEELPSSNKMGNLLHQLLETEDFNVYKNAKSAKQIPEIVLRSYKNILKSYGYGNTSEQLGSFANRISELFWNTLKTPLSHSEKNISLSEISSSERKHEVDFFLKIPEQTGVSDLLKGTLDLIFLSEGKYWILDWKSNLLSSNFGEDPYSETHLKEKIRESYSLQLAIYSVVLDDWLKFKYGKEYDPILLGGMYFVFLRGTDPNRPGRGIFYQNIDTEFVKVSKEKIQETLDLKNRISAEKE, encoded by the coding sequence ATGCAGAAAAGTAAAACTGAACAAGGGACAAATTCTTTCGCGGACCAGATCGATATTACTAAAAACGGTTTTATCGGCGCTTCTGCAGGTACAGGAAAAACACATACGATCGTATTTTTGGTCCTGAAAATATTGAAGGATTCATTTAAAAATTCTTTGGTTTCGGATAAAACTCCGTTCGGCGTGGAATCTATATTAGTACTTACTTATACGGATAAGGCGGCGTCCGAATTAAAAGGTAGAATACGTGCGGAATTAAAAAATACGATTCTCAGACTGGAAAAAATAGGATCCCCTAGCGAAGAAGAATCCAAAGAACTGGAATATTTTTTGAACCAAGCGTCTCGCTTAGACCAAGCTTATATTTCCACCATTCATGGATTTGCTCATAAAATCTTAAAAGAATATTCGTTGGAATCAGGTAGCTCCGAAAATTCTGAACTTATCGAAGAGTTTTCCGCAGTATCCAAGGCTTTATATAGAAGAATGCGTAATGAGTTCGGCGGAAAATACCCGAAAGAACTTTTACCTTTCATACTTTCTCAAGCAAATCGTTTTTATAATGACGGATTCCAAGGAACAACTTGGGAGAACTTCGTGTCCGGCCTTGCAGTAAAGAAGGTTTCTTCTCCTGATTCTATTCAACTTCTTCCCCGCCCTCAAAAATTTCCTGAGATCGTTTCTATCCGAAATGTATTTTTAGAAATCCAATCCATTCTCCCTAAATTTTTAGAATTTCAGGATTCATTTAAGAAGAAGATCAACGCGAATAAGTACAAGGCTCTTTTAGCTCGACAGGTCGAGTTTCAAGATTCTTTGAAAAAGCTCATCGATTCTTCAGAACCGTTCTCTCCCTTTCCGTTCACGCTTGCTCTCAAAAAGATCCTGGAGCTAAAAAGAGGAGAAAGTTCCGGTATAGAATCCATTCTCCTTTCGGATGAGGAACTAAAAACTGCGACTTCCGAATCTGGATATCTTTCTTATGCGTTAGAAAGGGAGAAGATCCGCAAACTTTCTTTAAGCTTACATGCTTTGGGGTCCTCTCTTTCTTCTTTTTTAGTTTCTCTTGCGGAAGATATCGCAGAAGACTCGATCAAGATCAAGGAGGAAGAGAATTCGATCACTTACGGAGATATGATCTTAGGGCTTTCCAATTCCTTGGAGAAAAACCCCGAGCTGGTTTCGGAATTAAAAAAACGTTTTCGTTTCGGGATCATAGACGAATTCCAGGATACCGACCCCGATCAATATAATATTTTTAGAATATTATTCCTAGAAAAATCTTCCGCTATCCAAACTGAAGGTAGACTTTTTCTGATCGGAGATGCAAAACAATCCATTTACGGTTTCAGGGGAGCGGACTTAGGCACTTACCTGACCGCCAAAAGAGAATTCGATACGGGGGGAAAATTTGCGGATTCCTCTATCGTTTATCCGGAATTGGACACAAATCGTAGATCTTTGCCGGAGCTAATTTCTTCCTACAACGCAATTTTCGGGAGTGAAAAGGGCGAATGGTTCCCCATAGGAGAAACAGGATTTTTACCGATAGAATACGTGAACGTAAAATCTCCGGATATTCCGGGAAAGGCGATTTTATATTCGGATAAAAGTAATCGTGCCTCTCTAAATGCCTTTTCTCTTTCCAAAGAAAGTAATGCGGATCGATTAAAAGACCAATATTCAAGATTTTTAGCGGAAGAGATCATCCATTTAGTTTCCGAAAAGTCGGAAATCTATATTAAAAAAGAAGGATACTCATCTCCTGAAAAACTGAGCTGGTCGGATATTGCGGTTTTAGTCCGAGGAGAAAACGATTCGGAATTCCTAAAAAGGCAATTTAAGGCAAGAGGTATCCCTTATACTTATCCCAAACAATCCGGATTATTCGGTTCACCCGAAACGATCCGAGTTAGAGAGATCCTACAATGTTTAAATGAGGAAGGAAGTAGGGACTCATTTTACAAATTATTAATATCCGATCTATTCTGTGTTCGCCCGGAAGATCTGAAAAACTATGAAGAATATCCGATAGAGTCCGGAGAAAAGAGACTTTTAGAGACTTGGCGGAAATTTTCCCGCAAAAAAGATTATCCGGGACTATTCGGATCGATTCTGACGGAAAGCAGATTAGCTTCTCCGCTTCCGCAGGAGACCAGACAGGATTGGGAAAGAAAGATCACAAATTTCAAACAGATATTCTTCTTCTTAACCGAAAAGGCTTCAAAATCGGATCAGACCTTAGGAGAACTAATTACTTATCTGGAATCTAAGATGATATCCAAAGAGGATGAAAAAGACTATCTGGAAAAAGATTCGGAAGAAGATCGAGTCAAAATTTTTACGATCCATTCCTGTAAAGGTTTAGAATTTCCGATCGTGTTTTTATTCGGCGGATTTTCAGGCTGGGGAACACAAAGAAAAAAATTCTCCGAATATAGAGAAGGCGAAAAACGTATTATAGATCTGGAAAATAATAAGGAAGAGGACGCAGTCGTTAATACGATCAACGAAGACAAAAGATTATACTACGTTGCTTTGACTAGGGCAATGTACAAATTTTATTTTCCATTACTTGCGGAGCCGGACCCTAAACGTCCTTTGGAATTATTCAGAAAATCTTTTCATGCGTCGATGTCCGAATTCCCGACCTTATCTTCGGTGGCCAGATTTTGGGAAAATGAAGAAGGAAAATACGAACAGGAATGGATCAGAGATCATAAAACAATCTCCGGACTAACTACCAATCCGATAAAAGAAGAAGGTCCTGAAATTTTACGTTCCGTTGAAATTTGGCCGGACAAAGCGGAAAAACGAAAGATCATCCTAGAAAGTTATTCTTCTTTGGACTCGTTTTTTACTTCGGAAGGTTTCGGATTTCAAGTTTCCGAAACAAAATCGTTCAAAACGGATGAGACATCCGAGGAATCCAAAGAGGAAGAACTCCCATCTTCCAATAAAATGGGGAATCTACTTCATCAGCTTTTAGAAACCGAAGATTTTAACGTTTATAAAAATGCAAAATCTGCGAAACAAATCCCGGAGATCGTCTTAAGATCGTATAAGAATATTCTAAAGTCTTACGGATACGGAAATACCTCGGAACAATTGGGATCATTCGCAAATAGAATTTCAGAACTATTTTGGAACACTCTTAAAACTCCCCTATCACATTCGGAAAAAAATATTTCTCTTTCGGAAATTTCTTCTTCGGAGAGAAAACATGAGGTAGATTTCTTTCTGAAAATCCCTGAACAAACCGGAGTTTCAGATTTATTAAAGGGAACTTTGGATCTAATATTCCTTTCGGAGGGAAAATATTGGATCTTAGATTGGAAGTCCAACCTTCTCTCTTCTAATTTCGGAGAAGATCCTTATTCGGAAACTCATCTGAAAGAAAAAATACGGGAATCCTATTCTTTGCAGTTAGCAATTTATTCCGTGGTTTTGGACGATTGGCTCAAATTCAAATACGGAAAAGAATATGATCCTATACTTTTAGGCGGAATGTATTTCGTATTCCTCCGAGGAACGGATCCAAATCGACCGGGAAGAGGTATTTTTTACCAAAACATAGATACAGAATTCGTAAAAGTTTCTAAAGAAAAAATACAGGAAACCTTGGATCTAAAAAACAGAATTTCGGCGGAAAAAGAATGA
- the recD gene encoding exodeoxyribonuclease V subunit alpha has product MKEESLENILDQEYASFLTKEFLTYAKGTQYEVLFSWNLSLIQASKTGNLAIPFSEKGPISDILFKRRDNLLYFSKVFSQLTTVENGFGNLLKTGTATKPEKIQEVLKELISTNPLSIKKGGKEYVLCGEGEQKDALEKALSHPFFVLTGGPGTGKTTVVANVIRGLLRLGYDLKQIGLAAPTGRAAQRLKESLENTISNLRTKNKLDDSISEIPTSTLHRLLEYNPRKRKYKYGKNFPLPYRVIILDEVSMVDLHMMYRLMEALPLGLENFRFILLGDPNQLPSVEAGAILSDLVISLKKLNSENLIELKTSHRQEEEFSSISKAAEICVKDNISLSEFQKNLPKSLHIDSVFLGPSKEDLKGFYQIRLDYKKEWKEFLKRTAEEKILPIFSKLPNPNSPKELKEYLNKDLNRFKILTILRNGIFGSEFINKELTELILHHKKGNLVQIGTKTYFSGLPILITKNDRVRGVYNGDTGLVLEVQTPNGGSELRALFFIEGEIRDFALDTLPPHEPAFAITVHKSQGSEYDSVFIIYPPDPVEPDTAEVSLELFKKEILYTAITRAKRSAFLVSEEKLLEYSLRNRFERLTGFKLG; this is encoded by the coding sequence ATGAAAGAAGAATCCCTCGAAAACATTTTAGACCAAGAATACGCTAGTTTTTTGACTAAGGAATTTTTAACGTACGCAAAAGGAACTCAGTACGAAGTTCTATTTTCCTGGAATCTTTCTTTGATCCAAGCGTCTAAAACAGGAAATCTTGCAATTCCATTCTCCGAAAAAGGCCCGATCTCGGATATTTTATTCAAAAGAAGGGACAATCTATTATATTTTTCTAAAGTTTTCTCTCAGCTAACCACAGTGGAAAATGGTTTCGGGAATTTACTTAAAACCGGCACGGCAACTAAACCTGAAAAAATACAGGAAGTCCTAAAAGAACTCATCTCCACCAATCCCCTTTCTATTAAAAAAGGAGGTAAAGAATACGTACTTTGCGGAGAAGGAGAACAAAAAGATGCCTTAGAAAAAGCTCTAAGTCATCCGTTCTTTGTTCTTACTGGCGGACCGGGGACCGGAAAAACGACTGTAGTTGCAAATGTGATCCGGGGACTTTTGCGTTTAGGTTACGATCTAAAACAGATCGGACTTGCGGCCCCCACAGGAAGAGCGGCGCAAAGATTAAAAGAATCTCTAGAGAATACGATCTCGAACCTCCGTACAAAAAACAAATTGGATGATTCCATTTCAGAGATCCCGACTTCCACATTGCATAGGCTTTTGGAATACAATCCTAGAAAGAGAAAGTATAAATACGGTAAAAATTTCCCTCTCCCCTATAGAGTGATCATCTTGGACGAGGTGTCTATGGTGGATCTGCACATGATGTATAGATTGATGGAAGCATTACCATTGGGCTTGGAAAATTTCAGATTTATACTTTTAGGAGATCCGAACCAGTTGCCTAGTGTGGAAGCTGGAGCGATCCTTTCGGATCTAGTCATATCCTTAAAAAAACTAAATTCTGAAAACCTAATAGAATTAAAAACAAGTCATAGACAAGAGGAAGAATTTTCTTCTATCTCCAAAGCGGCTGAAATTTGTGTAAAAGATAATATCTCTTTGTCGGAATTCCAGAAAAATCTCCCGAAATCCCTGCACATAGACTCCGTTTTCCTAGGTCCATCAAAAGAAGATCTAAAAGGTTTTTATCAGATTAGATTGGATTACAAAAAAGAATGGAAAGAATTCTTAAAAAGGACCGCGGAAGAAAAGATCCTGCCCATATTTTCCAAACTTCCCAATCCAAATTCTCCCAAAGAATTAAAAGAATACCTAAACAAAGATCTAAATCGATTTAAAATACTTACAATTTTACGAAATGGGATTTTCGGAAGCGAGTTCATCAACAAAGAACTGACTGAATTGATCCTTCATCATAAAAAAGGAAATCTAGTACAGATCGGGACTAAAACGTATTTTTCAGGATTACCTATACTTATCACAAAAAACGATAGAGTGAGAGGTGTTTATAACGGAGATACAGGTCTCGTTTTAGAAGTCCAAACTCCGAACGGCGGAAGTGAATTAAGAGCATTATTCTTTATAGAAGGAGAGATCCGAGACTTTGCGTTGGATACTCTTCCTCCTCATGAACCTGCATTTGCGATCACGGTGCATAAGTCCCAAGGCTCGGAATATGATTCTGTTTTTATAATATATCCTCCGGATCCGGTCGAACCGGACACTGCAGAAGTCTCCTTGGAATTGTTCAAAAAGGAAATTTTATATACTGCGATCACTAGAGCAAAACGATCTGCGTTTTTGGTTTCGGAAGAAAAACTTTTAGAATATTCTCTCCGAAACCGTTTTGAACGATTGACCGGTTTTAAACTAGGCTAA